One Chordicoccus furentiruminis DNA window includes the following coding sequences:
- a CDS encoding alpha/beta hydrolase: protein MKNGKSAVVFPGIGYHTDKPLLYYAKKLARQAGYTVQEIRYGSFEDKTKIRGNREQMERAFDSAYEDVKAQLDTEELRGADVLFIGKSIGTIAACAFAEAFQIPARQILYTPLEDTFRFITKKGRADDCIAFFGSSDQWTDPEILRRACEERRMPFHVYEHGNHSIETGDVDTDLGNLRDVMRHTAAFIGAQRFKA from the coding sequence ATGAAGAACGGGAAGAGCGCGGTTGTATTTCCGGGGATCGGGTATCATACGGACAAACCGCTGCTGTATTACGCGAAGAAACTGGCAAGGCAGGCCGGTTATACGGTTCAGGAAATCCGATACGGATCTTTTGAGGACAAAACGAAGATCCGGGGAAACCGCGAACAGATGGAGCGGGCGTTCGATTCCGCTTATGAGGATGTGAAGGCGCAGCTCGATACGGAGGAGCTTCGCGGCGCGGATGTTCTCTTCATTGGGAAAAGCATCGGGACGATCGCGGCGTGCGCCTTTGCGGAGGCATTTCAGATTCCGGCGAGGCAGATTCTTTACACGCCGCTTGAGGATACCTTCCGATTCATAACAAAGAAGGGAAGGGCGGACGACTGCATTGCGTTTTTCGGTTCGTCTGACCAGTGGACCGACCCGGAAATCCTCCGCAGGGCGTGTGAGGAGCGGCGGATGCCGTTTCATGTCTATGAGCACGGCAACCACTCGATCGAGACCGGAGATGTCGATACGGATCTCGGAAATCTCAGAGACGTGATGAGGCATACGGCGGCCTTCATCGGGGCGCAGCGCTTCAAGGCATGA
- a CDS encoding alpha/beta fold hydrolase produces MLYEESFRSVNGRDDVQYWIYVPAAEPAGVIQLIHGFGEHSRRYLHMIGAFVDAGFIVAADDHVGHGKTAVVNNTWGDWGRAGYETMVKDEKQLHDLTAARFPDLPYLMFGHSMGSVITRQYMARFGSDLKAAALCGTCGNFPTDAARAMLQQLVEEGHGGECDPNAGTALMGWMFERCGKPVIGNEWICQDRYVQMDHAKDPFDAFTRPISNEAMLDFVLMIDDVKGTGWAEKVPAALPVYSVGGDQDPFGTYASGLYECSNWLIETGHSVETRVYGGFRHEVHNDPAIRDDVEKGIITFFRQKIG; encoded by the coding sequence GTGCCGGCGGCGGAGCCGGCCGGCGTCATTCAGCTGATCCATGGCTTCGGAGAGCATTCCCGCCGCTATCTCCATATGATTGGGGCTTTTGTCGACGCCGGTTTTATCGTTGCGGCGGATGATCATGTGGGACACGGGAAGACGGCTGTAGTGAACAATACGTGGGGCGACTGGGGCCGCGCCGGGTATGAGACGATGGTGAAGGATGAGAAGCAGCTTCACGATCTGACCGCGGCCCGTTTCCCGGATCTCCCGTATCTGATGTTCGGCCACAGCATGGGTTCCGTGATCACAAGGCAGTACATGGCGCGCTTCGGATCGGATCTGAAGGCGGCGGCCCTGTGCGGTACCTGCGGAAATTTCCCGACGGATGCGGCCAGGGCGATGCTGCAGCAACTCGTGGAGGAAGGGCATGGCGGCGAGTGCGATCCGAACGCCGGCACGGCGCTGATGGGCTGGATGTTCGAACGCTGCGGCAAGCCGGTGATCGGCAATGAGTGGATCTGTCAGGACCGGTACGTCCAGATGGACCACGCGAAGGATCCGTTTGATGCCTTTACCAGGCCGATCTCGAACGAAGCGATGCTCGATTTTGTGCTGATGATCGATGACGTCAAGGGAACCGGCTGGGCTGAGAAGGTTCCCGCGGCGCTGCCGGTGTACAGCGTCGGAGGTGATCAGGATCCGTTCGGAACCTATGCGTCCGGTCTTTATGAGTGCTCCAACTGGCTGATTGAGACCGGCCACAGCGTCGAGACCCGGGTGTACGGCGGCTTCCGCCATGAGGTTCACAATGATCCGGCGATCCGTGATGATGTTGAAAAGGGGATCATCACCTTCTTCAGACAGAAGATCGGGTAA